A window of Apium graveolens cultivar Ventura chromosome 8, ASM990537v1, whole genome shotgun sequence contains these coding sequences:
- the LOC141680629 gene encoding uncharacterized protein LOC141680629, translated as MDRSWLKADRRTKEFKKGVEDLLIFAFENGYNAEKISCPCVNCAHSKSWRAQIVKNHLFQNGIDQTYTRWIWYGENNSVESSNETDTSESINQGTSRMGERDEDDDDDMSSDESSDETDTSDFINHIKGEHQPLYPGCGRYTKMKALVQLYNLKVKHGMSDSYFSDILLLLGSLLPEGNNIPSSFNEAKKTLCALGMGYEKIHACPNNCLLYRGNLDEEQTTCRVCKASRWKLNKKGDELEGVPAKVLWYFPLIPRLRNLFNTPHIAKDMTWHDTERQKDGKMRHPADSITWKDVDQKWPDFASETRNLRLALSSDGFNPFHENRTDYSSWPVLLSIYNLPTWLCMKRRYIMLCLLISGPTEPGNDIDVFLQPLIEDLQELWRRKQMYDTYKKESFMLKGILLWTISDYPALGNLSGNVIKGYNACTICIDETKATRLVNYRKTVIMRHRRWLPRNHPYRRQKSAFDNTVEKGVAPVPLTGEEVFQRVQHLRAHVFGKKQRQPRWKKGEPRPVWKKVSIFFQLEYWEFLPVRHVLDVMHIEKNICEALVGTLLNIPGKTKDREYVRLDMAEMGIRTELRPKTPGKKEKVPLASWNLTHAEKKKFAHHFLK; from the coding sequence ATGGATAGGTCATGGTTAAAAGCGGATAGAAGAACAAAAGAGTTCAAAAAAGGAGTGGAAGATTTGTTAATATTTGCATTTGAGAATGGTTATAATGCAGAAAAAATCAGTTGTCCATGTGTAAACTGCGCACATAGTAAATCATGGAGAGCGCAGATAGTTAAAAACCATCTTTTTCAAAATGGTATTGATCAAACTTATACACGTTGGATATGGTACGGGGAGAATAATTCTGTAGAAAGTTCTAATGAAACCGACACTTCGGAATCTATCAATCAAGGCACCTCAAGAATGGGTGAACGTGACGAGGACGACGACGATGATATGtcttctgatgaaagttctgacgAAACCGACACTTCTGATTTCATTAACCATATTAAAGGTGAACATCAACCTCTTTATCCTGGATGTGGGAGGTACACTAAGATGAAAGCTCTGGTCCAGTTATACAACTTGAAAGTGAAGCATGGTATGTCTGATTCATACTTCAGTGATATTCTGTTATTACTTGGCTCTTTACTTCCAGAAGGCAACAACATCCCTTCTTCCTTCAATGAAGCAAAAAAAACCTTATGTGCATTAGGAATGGGGTATGAAAAGATACACGCATGTCCGAATAATTGTCTCTTATACCGTGGCAATTTAGATGAAGAACAAACTACTTGTCGCGTATGTAAGGCCTCTAGATGGAAATTGAACAAAAAAGGAGATGAACTTGAAGGGGTCCCTGCTAAAGTTCTATGGTATTTCCCGCTGATACCAAGATTACGAAATTTATTCAATACACCTCACATTGCAAAGGACATGACGTGGCATGACACCGAGCGACAAAAGGATGGTAAAATGAGGCATCCGGCTGATTCAATAACATGGAAGGATGTCGACCAAAAATGGCCTGATTTTGCATCAGAGACTAGGAACCTTCGATTAGCTTTATCTTCCGATGGTTTCAATCCTTTTCATGAAAACCGTACTGATTACTCAAGCTGGCCTGTTTTGCTATCAATTTATAACCTTCCTACATGGCTTTGTATGAAGAGAAGGTATATTATGCTCTGCTTGTTAATATCTGGACCGACTGAGCCTGGAAATGATATCGACGTGTTCCTTCAACCACTAATAGAAGATCTGCAAGAGTTGTGGCGTAGGAAACAAATGTACGACACTTATAAGAAAGAGTCTTTCATGCTTAAGGGCATTTTATTATGGACAATAAGTGATTATCCTGCCTTAGGGAACTTGTCAGGAAATGTTATTAAAGGGTATAATGCGTGTACTATTTGTATTGATGAAACGAAAGCTACTAGGTTGGTTAATTACCGTAAGACGGTGATTATGAGGCATCGAAGATGGTTGCCCCGTAATCATCCTTATAGAAGGCAGAAATCAGCTTTTGATAACACTGTGGAGAAGGGGGTCGCCCCTGTTCCATTAACCGGAGAAGAGGTTTTTCAAAGAGTACAGCATTTAAGGGCCCATGTATTTGGAAAGAAACAACGGCAACCACGATGGAAGAAAGGTGAACCTCGACCTGTTTGGAAAAAGGTTTCAATATTCTTCCAACTTGAGTATTGGGAATTTTTGCCAGTTAGGCATGTTCTCGATGTGATGCACATCGAGAAAAATATATGCGAAGCCCTTGTTGGAACTTTATTAAATATTCCGGGGAAGACAAAAGATAGGGAATATGTCCGTCTTGATATGGCTGAAATGGGAATAAGAACGGAGCTGAGACCTAAGACTcctggaaagaaagaaaaggtaCCGTTGGCATCATGGAACTTAACGCATGCAGAAAAAAAAAAGTTTGCTCATCATTTCTTAAAATGA
- the LOC141680631 gene encoding uncharacterized protein LOC141680631: MKRLWTWAKEALSGGRTISFELSKEAFGFTKKQIMFLSDIHAMCSGGEMAGSVICLFIHFLNEYVKKHKMVNMISFVDPGTISAIGCGSAVQRSLELCTRFKDSRKGQHFLLPYNDVNHWTLTVVNPDAEVVYYMDPLKRRIANGEWVDVVDNAIKMYKEDLKKVPKKKVLWENMAGVPVQTGNKDCGLFTMRYMMEIIHDKELDFANKWLRRSNLVYTEDDINEIRVEFAKYFMKHCAS; encoded by the exons ATGAAACGTTTGTGGACATGGGCAAAGGAAGCCTTGAGTGGTGGCCGAACAATTTCTTTTGAGCTAAGCAAAGAAGCATTTGGCTTTACAAAGAAGCAAATCATGTTCTTATCTGATATACATGCAATGTGCTCTGGAGGTGAAATGGCCGGCTCTGTCATTTGCCTTTTTATTCA CTTCTTGAATGAATATGTGAAGAAGCATAAGATGGTCAACATGATTAGCTTTGTAGATCCGGGCACAATCAGTGCCATTGGATGTGGCAGTGCAGTGCAGAGGTCGCTTGAATTGTGTACAAGATTTAAAGATTCTAGGAAAGGGCAGCATTTTCTCCTGCCGTACAATGATGT CAACCACTGGACCCTGACAGTTGTCAATCCAGACGCAGAGGTAGTCTACTATATGGACCCTCTTAAACGCCGAATTGCAAATGGAGAATGGGTGGATGTTGTCGACAA TGCCATTAAAATGTACAAGGAGGATTTGAAAAAGGTTCCGAAGAAGAAAGTATTGTGGGAGAACATGGcg GGAGTTCCAGTGCAGACCGGGAACAAGGATTGTGGCCTGTTTACGATGCGATACATGATGGAAATCATTCATGATAAGGAGCTGGACTTTGCTAATAAG TGGCTGCGTAGATCAAACCTGGTTTACACTGAGGATGACATCAACGAGATCAGGGTTGagtttgcaaaatattttatgaaacatTGTGCAAGCTAG